A stretch of the Jeotgalibacillus haloalkalitolerans genome encodes the following:
- a CDS encoding GNAT family N-acetyltransferase has protein sequence MDTQHNKLNMKLRSITESDIHSVMEWSRDSTFCQANGWPSDRSPEEVQRWWSNCVNHPPEGLIRMGIIINEELIGYADLASINGDAAELGLAIGKSGLWGKGIGTQAAALMMEYGAEELNLTVFHAETHEDNIRSGRMLEKLGFQEVSRIGYEVYEGKNSQLIQFQFLYRK, from the coding sequence ATGGATACACAACATAATAAATTGAATATGAAATTAAGATCAATAACAGAAAGCGATATTCATTCAGTCATGGAATGGAGCCGTGACTCAACTTTTTGTCAGGCGAATGGCTGGCCGTCTGACAGAAGTCCGGAAGAAGTTCAGCGCTGGTGGAGCAACTGTGTCAATCATCCGCCGGAAGGATTAATCCGAATGGGAATCATCATCAATGAAGAACTGATCGGTTATGCAGACTTAGCGTCAATCAATGGAGATGCTGCAGAGCTTGGACTTGCGATTGGGAAGAGTGGGTTGTGGGGAAAGGGGATTGGCACTCAGGCGGCAGCACTGATGATGGAATATGGGGCTGAGGAGTTGAACCTAACTGTATTTCACGCAGAAACACATGAAGATAATATCAGATCCGGGAGAATGCTTGAGAAACTTGGTTTTCAGGAAGTCAGCAGGATTGGGTATGAAGTCTATGAGGGTAAAAATAGCCAGCTGATTCAATTTCAGTTTTTATATCGGAAATAG
- a CDS encoding GNAT family N-acetyltransferase encodes MNHTFTIDCGDILLRPFRSEDADAIYELTSQPEVYQFLPDWQSTREQRQEWVTNYEIPDNERFLASVPHIGENWLKLAVILKETGELIGFCNTGIKEELSGSNREVAYAMSTHHTKRGYTTLAVKALIQYLFSDTKTERLNAVVLPHNHASRKVIEKCGFDLQGEVKIDDKVHLHYVIDKD; translated from the coding sequence ATGAATCATACATTTACAATCGATTGCGGGGATATTCTGCTGAGACCTTTCAGAAGTGAAGATGCAGATGCGATTTACGAGCTGACTTCACAGCCTGAGGTTTATCAGTTTTTACCGGATTGGCAGTCAACAAGAGAACAGCGTCAGGAATGGGTGACAAACTACGAGATACCGGATAACGAGAGGTTTTTAGCATCCGTCCCCCATATCGGAGAGAACTGGCTGAAGCTTGCCGTGATTTTAAAAGAAACCGGTGAATTAATCGGCTTTTGCAATACGGGAATCAAAGAGGAGTTAAGCGGATCGAACCGTGAAGTTGCTTATGCGATGTCAACGCACCATACGAAAAGAGGATATACCACGCTCGCTGTAAAAGCGCTCATTCAATATTTGTTCAGTGATACGAAAACTGAACGACTGAATGCTGTAGTGCTTCCACATAACCATGCTTCAAGAAAAGTGATTGAGAAATGCGGATTTGATCTGCAGGGAGAAGTTAAAATTGATGATAAGGTGCATCTGCATTATGTAATTGATAAGGACTAG
- a CDS encoding SAM-dependent methyltransferase: MEWIKDFYTKQYEWMNINDEDMLKAEEKRLQHIEQFAGKSARTILELGGGKGYFAVAAAKKGYDVTVIELAENAAAYTQQLAKAYGVSENITVIQGDFYETAITGQFDAVCYWDGFGIGTDADQQRLLKRIREWLKPDGTAFIDIYTPWFWAKAAGQRMELGSGIKRAYDFDAYNCRMLDAWWEQDHEEEKVVQSLRCYSPADLLLLLNGLDLEVIHCESGGAMDYEAWKYHEKVSLGDAMGYLAVLK, from the coding sequence GTGGAATGGATTAAAGATTTTTACACAAAGCAGTATGAATGGATGAATATAAATGATGAGGACATGCTGAAGGCAGAAGAAAAACGGCTTCAGCACATTGAGCAGTTTGCCGGTAAATCAGCTCGGACAATCCTTGAACTTGGCGGAGGAAAAGGATATTTTGCTGTGGCAGCCGCCAAGAAGGGTTATGACGTGACAGTCATTGAACTCGCAGAAAACGCTGCAGCTTATACTCAACAGCTGGCAAAGGCGTATGGTGTATCTGAAAACATCACTGTGATTCAGGGAGACTTTTATGAAACAGCTATCACTGGACAGTTTGATGCGGTCTGTTACTGGGACGGCTTTGGGATCGGAACAGATGCTGATCAGCAGCGCTTATTAAAGAGGATTAGAGAATGGCTCAAGCCTGATGGCACAGCGTTCATCGACATTTACACGCCATGGTTCTGGGCAAAAGCAGCAGGCCAGCGTATGGAGCTGGGAAGCGGGATCAAAAGAGCGTACGACTTTGATGCGTATAACTGCCGTATGCTTGATGCATGGTGGGAGCAGGATCATGAAGAGGAGAAGGTCGTACAATCGCTCAGATGTTATTCGCCTGCAGATCTGCTGCTTCTGCTGAATGGACTGGACCTTGAAGTCATTCACTGTGAATCTGGCGGTGCAATGGATTATGAAGCTTGGAAGTATCATGAGAAAGTATCTTTAGGGGATGCGATGGGGTATTTAGCGGTATTAAAATAA
- a CDS encoding NAD(P)-dependent alcohol dehydrogenase translates to MVTAKARAVDGPDKSFREAEITRRELDKNDVLIEIKFAGICHSDLHTAHGDWGEVNYPLVPGHEIAGVVTDVGEDVTKYKVGDRVGVGCMVDSCGECENCKAGEEQYCLKGNVPTYAGVDKYGEPTQGGYSTHIVVVEDFVLGIPDSIPLDKAAPLLCAGITTFSPLNHWEAGPGKKVAVVGMGGLGHMAVKIAHAMGAEVTVLSQTLNKKEDGLAFGASSYYATSDDETFEKLAGTFDLIINTVSAKLDINAYLSLLTLNGTLVNVGAPAEPLEVNAFSLIPHRRSFAGSMIGGIRETQEMLDFCAEHDIAPSIEVISADEIDEAYKRVMDSDVKYRFVINISTM, encoded by the coding sequence ATGGTAACTGCTAAGGCAAGAGCTGTAGATGGTCCGGATAAGTCGTTTCGCGAGGCTGAAATTACGCGCCGCGAGCTGGATAAGAATGATGTACTGATTGAGATTAAGTTTGCAGGTATTTGTCACTCTGATCTTCATACTGCGCACGGGGACTGGGGCGAAGTGAATTATCCGCTGGTGCCGGGTCATGAAATCGCGGGCGTTGTAACGGATGTCGGTGAAGACGTCACGAAGTATAAAGTCGGGGACCGTGTAGGTGTCGGCTGTATGGTCGATTCATGTGGTGAATGTGAAAACTGTAAGGCTGGTGAGGAGCAATACTGCCTGAAAGGAAATGTGCCTACCTATGCCGGCGTGGATAAATACGGTGAGCCGACGCAGGGCGGTTACTCTACCCATATCGTCGTCGTTGAGGATTTTGTGCTCGGGATCCCGGATAGTATCCCTCTTGATAAAGCCGCACCGCTTTTATGTGCAGGGATTACAACCTTTTCACCATTGAATCACTGGGAGGCTGGTCCAGGCAAAAAAGTAGCCGTTGTCGGAATGGGCGGTCTTGGACATATGGCGGTTAAAATTGCTCATGCCATGGGCGCTGAAGTGACGGTTCTTTCGCAGACCCTGAATAAGAAAGAAGATGGTCTGGCGTTTGGTGCGAGCAGCTATTATGCGACAAGTGATGATGAAACATTTGAGAAGCTTGCAGGCACTTTTGACCTGATTATCAATACCGTCAGTGCGAAGCTTGATATCAACGCCTATCTTTCACTGCTGACACTGAACGGAACGCTTGTAAACGTTGGCGCCCCTGCTGAACCGCTTGAGGTCAATGCATTTTCATTGATTCCGCACAGACGTTCATTTGCAGGATCCATGATTGGCGGCATTCGTGAAACGCAGGAAATGCTTGATTTCTGCGCGGAGCATGACATTGCCCCAAGCATTGAAGTGATCTCAGCCGATGAGATTGATGAGGCGTATAAACGTGTGATGGATTCTGATGTGAAGTATCGCTTTGTGATCAATATCAGTACGATGTAA
- a CDS encoding dihydrofolate reductase family protein: MRKLIYHVATTVDGYIAHTDGSADTGFLSDGEHVTDYIASLQNDYGAVIMGRATYEYGYQFGLEKGSPAYQGMPNYVFSSTLDFPTSEGLILVKEDAAEYVANLKKQEGKPVYLCGGGRFASYLLNHQLIDEVILKVNPVLFGAGIKLFEGTDGEISLELMNNKVYSNGVLLPVYQVNY, translated from the coding sequence ATGAGGAAGCTCATTTATCATGTTGCAACCACTGTAGATGGATATATTGCTCACACGGACGGTAGCGCTGATACAGGTTTTTTATCGGATGGCGAGCATGTGACAGACTATATAGCAAGTCTTCAGAATGATTATGGCGCTGTAATTATGGGGAGAGCCACTTATGAATATGGCTATCAGTTTGGGCTTGAAAAGGGAAGTCCTGCTTATCAGGGGATGCCGAATTATGTCTTTTCTTCCACGCTTGATTTCCCGACATCTGAAGGATTAATTTTAGTAAAAGAAGATGCTGCTGAATATGTAGCTAATTTGAAGAAACAGGAAGGAAAGCCTGTTTATTTGTGCGGGGGAGGCCGCTTTGCATCTTATCTGCTGAACCATCAATTAATTGATGAGGTAATCTTGAAAGTGAATCCTGTATTGTTTGGAGCGGGTATTAAACTGTTTGAAGGGACAGATGGTGAAATATCGCTTGAATTGATGAATAATAAAGTTTACAGCAATGGAGTCTTATTGCCTGTCTATCAGGTGAACTACTAA
- a CDS encoding DMT family transporter: protein MWWFVVAVAALFEIGWATGLKYANDGLTWTLTIAAIVVSFTGLLMASTRLPTATVYAVFVGLGTLGTVIVDMIFFEAGINAGVVFFVIMLLVGVIGLKFVTDEKGKEAQES, encoded by the coding sequence ATGTGGTGGTTTGTCGTAGCAGTTGCGGCACTGTTTGAAATCGGCTGGGCAACCGGCTTGAAATATGCAAATGACGGGCTGACATGGACGCTGACAATTGCAGCGATTGTAGTGAGCTTTACAGGATTGCTGATGGCTTCAACGCGCCTTCCGACAGCAACCGTCTACGCGGTTTTTGTCGGTCTCGGCACATTAGGCACTGTGATTGTAGATATGATCTTTTTTGAGGCGGGTATCAATGCAGGCGTGGTATTCTTTGTCATTATGCTGCTCGTGGGGGTCATCGGCCTGAAATTTGTGACGGATGAAAAAGGGAAGGAGGCGCAGGAATCATGA
- a CDS encoding DMT family transporter: MSWIALIIAGFCEVLGVNGMQRIATGKKLSGFIFLIAGFIASLNLLSFAMTTIPLGVAYAVWTGMGTIGGVVVGMLFYGDPADRKRIFFLTLIVVAVVGLRVVTN, translated from the coding sequence ATGAGCTGGATTGCCTTAATTATCGCGGGATTCTGTGAAGTGCTTGGTGTGAATGGCATGCAGCGTATTGCAACAGGTAAAAAGCTGAGTGGATTTATCTTTCTGATCGCCGGCTTTATCGCAAGCCTGAACCTCCTTTCATTTGCCATGACTACGATTCCCCTTGGCGTCGCTTACGCCGTCTGGACCGGAATGGGAACAATCGGCGGAGTCGTTGTCGGAATGTTATTTTACGGCGACCCTGCCGACCGCAAGCGGATTTTCTTTCTGACCCTGATTGTGGTGGCGGTTGTAGGATTGAGGGTTGTGACGAATTAA
- a CDS encoding Glu/Leu/Phe/Val dehydrogenase dimerization domain-containing protein produces MQSASVPSLSADLFEKMQEHEQILFCNDPATGLKAIIAIHNTTLGPAIGGTRMRNYESTEEALEDVLRLSKGMTYKCAAADLDFGGGKGVIIGDPNTDKSPELFRAYGQFVESLNGRFYTGTDMGTVLEDFVHAHRETNCIAGLPEEYGGGGETSIPTALGVLYSIKAVAKTLYGTENLLEKTFSIQGLGKVGFKVAEHLLEEGANLYVTDINPDTVDALVQKGSFMGRSVIPTDGDAIYQAPADMFVPCAIGGIINEQTIEQLSVKAIAGAANNQLLTEDLAMVLKEKGILYAPDYIVNSGGIIQVTDELYSPNKERVLKKTKAIYHSLLEVFEQAAQQNITTVEAANEICERRIESRKNRNSFFSPKKRAKWDVRH; encoded by the coding sequence ATGCAATCAGCCTCTGTCCCTTCTTTATCTGCGGATCTATTTGAAAAAATGCAGGAGCATGAACAAATTTTATTTTGTAATGACCCTGCAACCGGCTTAAAAGCGATCATTGCAATCCATAACACCACACTCGGCCCTGCGATTGGCGGCACGCGTATGAGAAATTATGAATCGACTGAAGAAGCACTTGAGGATGTACTGCGCCTGTCAAAGGGCATGACGTATAAATGTGCAGCAGCAGACCTGGATTTCGGTGGGGGTAAAGGTGTGATCATCGGAGATCCGAATACTGATAAATCACCGGAACTATTCCGCGCGTACGGTCAGTTTGTGGAATCATTAAACGGCCGATTTTATACCGGAACTGATATGGGGACGGTGCTTGAGGATTTTGTCCATGCACACAGGGAAACGAATTGTATTGCTGGGCTACCTGAAGAATACGGGGGTGGCGGGGAAACCTCGATTCCGACAGCGCTCGGCGTCCTGTACAGTATTAAGGCTGTCGCTAAAACACTTTATGGTACTGAAAACCTGCTTGAAAAAACATTTTCGATACAGGGGCTCGGCAAAGTCGGCTTCAAAGTTGCAGAGCATCTGCTTGAAGAAGGCGCCAACCTGTATGTGACTGATATCAATCCTGATACTGTAGATGCGCTCGTTCAAAAAGGTTCATTTATGGGCAGAAGCGTGATTCCGACAGACGGAGATGCGATCTACCAGGCACCTGCAGATATGTTTGTGCCGTGTGCAATTGGCGGGATTATTAATGAACAGACGATTGAGCAGCTTAGCGTAAAAGCGATCGCTGGCGCAGCAAACAACCAGCTTTTAACGGAAGATCTTGCAATGGTGTTAAAAGAAAAAGGCATCCTTTACGCGCCTGATTACATTGTAAACAGCGGCGGGATTATCCAGGTCACCGATGAGCTGTATTCGCCAAATAAAGAACGCGTACTGAAAAAGACAAAAGCCATTTACCATTCCCTTTTAGAAGTGTTTGAACAGGCAGCGCAGCAGAATATCACGACTGTTGAAGCTGCGAATGAGATCTGTGAGCGCAGAATTGAGTCGAGAAAGAATAGAAACAGCTTTTTCTCTCCCAAGAAGCGGGCGAAGTGGGATGTAAGGCATTGA
- a CDS encoding DUF1450 domain-containing protein, whose product MTHIIKFCPNNFKRQLQDTKIAVKQLPDVQVMENKCLNYCGQCIVEPFAIVNGKGVFCKTADELYPAIQQRLSIPLASAAPVSDQRKMKALY is encoded by the coding sequence GTGACGCATATCATAAAGTTTTGCCCCAATAATTTTAAACGGCAGCTCCAGGATACAAAAATAGCGGTAAAACAGTTACCTGACGTTCAGGTAATGGAAAATAAATGTCTCAATTATTGCGGTCAGTGTATTGTAGAACCTTTCGCAATCGTAAATGGTAAGGGTGTTTTCTGTAAGACTGCTGATGAACTTTATCCGGCGATTCAGCAGCGGCTCTCCATCCCGCTTGCGAGTGCAGCACCTGTATCAGATCAACGTAAAATGAAAGCGCTTTATTAA
- the hppD gene encoding 4-hydroxyphenylpyruvate dioxygenase yields MAKDITELTQNAVEDIFPVESFHHLELYVGNAKQSAYYFCHAFGFEIKAYRGLETGSRERVSYVLEQGVIRLVITGSLTDQTDIAEFVKLHGEGTKDIGLEVSDIDKAYYGAVERGGTGIREPWTENDENGTVKKAIIGTYGDVIHTLVENVDYKGAFLPGYEPYDGPSTAKSIGLVGIDHVVGNVERMDEWTSYYEKVFGFNVLKHFDDENISTDYSALMSKVMTNGSGRIKFPINEPAEGKRKSQIQEYLDFHNGPGVQHLAVLTNDIISTVHALHENGVEFLQTPATYYEDLAARVGDIDEDVQRLQELNILVDRDDEGYLLQIFTKPVVDRPTLFIEIIQRKGARGFGEGNFKALFESIEREQERRGNI; encoded by the coding sequence ATGGCAAAGGATATAACTGAACTGACACAGAACGCAGTGGAGGATATTTTTCCGGTAGAAAGCTTTCATCATTTAGAGTTGTATGTTGGAAATGCAAAGCAGTCAGCGTACTATTTCTGTCATGCTTTCGGATTTGAAATCAAAGCGTACCGCGGGCTTGAGACGGGCAGCCGTGAGAGAGTATCTTATGTGCTTGAGCAGGGCGTGATCCGTCTTGTGATCACCGGGTCTTTGACGGACCAGACGGATATTGCTGAGTTTGTGAAGCTGCACGGCGAAGGCACGAAGGATATCGGTCTTGAGGTGTCTGATATTGATAAAGCTTATTACGGGGCAGTTGAGCGCGGCGGCACAGGGATTCGTGAGCCCTGGACTGAAAATGATGAGAACGGCACGGTAAAAAAAGCAATCATCGGTACATACGGCGACGTTATTCATACACTTGTTGAAAACGTTGATTATAAAGGTGCTTTTCTGCCGGGTTATGAGCCTTATGATGGACCGAGTACAGCAAAATCTATCGGCCTTGTCGGGATCGACCACGTGGTTGGAAATGTGGAGAGAATGGATGAGTGGACGTCTTATTATGAAAAGGTATTCGGTTTTAATGTATTAAAGCATTTTGACGATGAAAACATTTCGACGGACTATTCTGCCCTGATGTCAAAGGTGATGACAAACGGGTCGGGCCGCATTAAGTTTCCGATTAATGAGCCGGCTGAAGGGAAGCGAAAGTCGCAGATTCAGGAATATCTCGACTTCCATAACGGTCCTGGCGTCCAGCATTTAGCGGTACTGACAAATGACATCATTTCAACCGTACATGCACTGCATGAAAACGGAGTTGAATTCCTTCAGACGCCTGCCACTTATTACGAGGATCTTGCAGCACGTGTAGGGGATATTGATGAGGACGTCCAGAGACTTCAGGAGCTGAATATTTTGGTGGACCGTGATGACGAAGGGTACCTGCTTCAGATTTTTACAAAGCCGGTTGTTGACCGCCCGACGCTGTTCATTGAAATCATTCAGCGTAAAGGTGCGAGAGGATTTGGAGAAGGTAACTTTAAAGCATTATTTGAATCAATCGAGCGCGAGCAGGAACGCAGAGGAAATATTTAA
- the fahA gene encoding fumarylacetoacetase, whose translation MRSFIETDAASHFPIQNLPYGVFQPSNGEPRIGVAIGEYILDLSVIEAEGLFKRAGLKEEHLFDQPSLNAFMKLGKPVWKLVRQEVQRLLDEHEPELRDHRDLREKALVPMKEVELLLPAQIGDYTDFYASKEHATNVGTMFRGKENALMPNWTHLPVGYHGRASSVVVSGTDVRRPNGQMKKPDQEFPVYGPSQQLDIELEMGWFIGPGNEQGKPVAMAGAEDQIFGLVLVNDWSARDIQAWEYQPLGPFLAKSFATSVSPWVIPLEALEPFRVSGPEQDPEPLGYLKQSGAGSFDINLEVFLKGRGMEKSQRIISTNFRHLYWSMAQQISHHTVAGCNLRPGDLLASGTISGPEREQRGSFLELTWRGTDPIQLATGEERIWVEDEDEITITGWCQGDGYRIGFGEVTGKILPALVAADMMK comes from the coding sequence ATGAGGTCATTTATCGAAACGGATGCAGCATCGCATTTCCCAATTCAGAATCTGCCCTATGGAGTGTTTCAGCCTTCAAACGGTGAACCGAGAATTGGCGTTGCAATTGGGGAATATATATTGGATTTATCAGTAATAGAAGCTGAAGGTTTATTTAAGCGTGCGGGACTGAAGGAAGAACATCTCTTTGATCAGCCTTCTCTCAATGCGTTTATGAAGCTTGGAAAGCCTGTATGGAAGCTTGTAAGACAGGAGGTTCAGCGTCTTTTAGATGAACATGAGCCTGAACTGCGTGATCATCGTGACTTACGTGAAAAAGCGCTTGTACCGATGAAGGAAGTCGAGCTTTTACTGCCGGCTCAAATTGGTGATTATACTGACTTTTATGCGTCAAAAGAGCATGCAACAAATGTCGGGACAATGTTCAGAGGCAAAGAGAATGCCTTAATGCCGAACTGGACGCACCTGCCTGTCGGTTATCATGGGCGGGCGAGTTCAGTTGTGGTGAGCGGAACGGATGTACGCCGGCCAAACGGTCAGATGAAGAAGCCTGATCAGGAATTTCCTGTCTACGGTCCGAGTCAGCAGCTGGATATTGAGCTTGAGATGGGCTGGTTTATCGGACCGGGCAATGAGCAGGGGAAGCCGGTTGCAATGGCTGGTGCGGAGGATCAGATCTTCGGGCTCGTACTAGTCAACGACTGGAGTGCCAGGGATATTCAGGCGTGGGAGTATCAGCCGCTCGGTCCATTTTTAGCGAAAAGCTTTGCAACATCTGTCTCACCGTGGGTTATTCCGTTAGAAGCGCTTGAACCATTCAGAGTGAGCGGACCTGAACAGGATCCGGAGCCGCTCGGTTATCTGAAGCAGAGTGGAGCGGGATCCTTTGATATTAACCTTGAAGTGTTTCTGAAAGGACGTGGAATGGAAAAGTCACAGCGGATTATCTCAACAAATTTCCGCCACCTTTACTGGAGTATGGCGCAGCAGATCAGCCATCACACAGTAGCGGGTTGTAACTTGAGACCCGGTGACCTCCTTGCTTCAGGCACAATCAGCGGACCTGAACGTGAGCAGCGGGGAAGCTTCCTGGAATTAACGTGGCGCGGGACCGACCCGATTCAGCTTGCAACGGGTGAAGAGCGCATCTGGGTGGAGGATGAAGATGAAATCACCATCACCGGCTGGTGCCAGGGTGACGGCTACAGAATCGGCTTTGGTGAGGTGACAGGAAAGATTTTACCAGCTTTAGTTGCTGCAGATATGATGAAGTAG
- a CDS encoding homogentisate 1,2-dioxygenase, whose protein sequence is MPFYKQMGQIPKKRHTMFKKEDGSLFREQVMGTKGFSGIQSILYHHYPPTSMIESELLGSCAVEYEEQQGLAPRLIDSPDQQGDTDAVSGRQYVLGNDDVLIGIARPTKAMDYFYRNGDGDEVLFVHYGSGKVETTFGTLAYKPGDYIVLPIGTIYRVVPDEGDTKFLVIETNSWITTPKRYRNVHGQLLEHSPFCERDFHGPEKLETHDDRNEYHVKTKSRGFMHLHTFGHHPLDVVGWDGYLFPYTFNVSDFEPITGRVHMPPPIHQTFEANNFVICSFVPRLYDYHPEAIPAPYYHSNVDSDEVLYYVKGNFMSRKGVKEGSFTLHPSGIPHGPHPGKIEASIGKKETTELAVMIDTFRPLKVVKQAHQFEDRDYKYSWK, encoded by the coding sequence ATGCCTTTTTATAAGCAAATGGGACAAATACCAAAGAAAAGACACACGATGTTTAAAAAAGAAGACGGGTCACTGTTTCGTGAACAGGTCATGGGGACGAAGGGATTCTCAGGGATCCAGTCCATTCTCTATCACCATTACCCGCCGACAAGCATGATCGAATCTGAACTGCTTGGCAGCTGCGCCGTTGAATACGAGGAGCAGCAGGGGCTCGCACCGCGCTTGATTGATTCGCCTGATCAGCAGGGAGATACAGATGCTGTTTCAGGAAGACAATACGTGCTTGGTAATGACGATGTCTTAATCGGTATTGCAAGACCAACCAAAGCAATGGATTACTTTTACCGCAACGGCGACGGTGACGAAGTATTATTTGTCCATTACGGTTCCGGAAAAGTGGAGACAACCTTCGGGACACTGGCTTACAAGCCCGGCGATTATATCGTGCTGCCGATCGGTACGATTTACCGTGTTGTACCTGATGAAGGGGACACAAAATTTCTCGTGATCGAAACGAACAGCTGGATCACAACGCCAAAGCGCTACCGCAACGTTCACGGTCAGCTGCTTGAGCACAGTCCTTTCTGTGAAAGAGATTTCCACGGACCTGAGAAGCTTGAAACACATGATGACAGAAATGAGTATCATGTGAAAACAAAATCCCGGGGGTTCATGCACCTGCATACATTTGGTCACCATCCGCTCGACGTTGTCGGCTGGGATGGCTACCTGTTTCCATACACCTTTAACGTCAGTGATTTTGAACCAATCACCGGACGCGTACATATGCCGCCGCCGATTCACCAGACATTTGAGGCAAATAACTTTGTCATCTGTTCATTTGTGCCAAGGCTCTATGACTACCATCCGGAAGCCATCCCGGCACCTTATTACCACAGTAATGTTGACAGTGACGAAGTCCTTTACTATGTAAAAGGGAATTTCATGAGCAGAAAAGGGGTCAAGGAAGGATCGTTTACACTTCATCCTTCAGGCATTCCGCACGGCCCTCACCCGGGTAAAATCGAAGCAAGTATCGGTAAAAAGGAAACAACAGAACTCGCAGTCATGATTGATACCTTCCGCCCGCTAAAGGTGGTTAAGCAGGCACACCAGTTTGAGGATCGGGATTATAAGTATAGCTGGAAATAG
- the nhaC gene encoding Na+/H+ antiporter NhaC — translation MKTRKPSFLISVLLIVFLTFVLGVSILHYQVAPQIPILIVASTVAIYGYLIGFKWKEIEGAMVKGISAGLSSILILCLIGVVIGVWALNGTVPTMSYYGLVILSPQFFLLSAVVLCVVVSVMTGSSWSAISTMGVALMGVAYGMDISPLMTAGAVVSGAIFGDKISPLSDTTNLASAIGKVDIFEHIRYMLWTTIPALLITMGIFTVIGLDSRFVNPNLTQIEEMITILQGQFPLSAVTLLSPLAIIILALRKVPPIPTLICGLFIAVLTAFYTAPEATLGDIMAAAHFGYTAETGVEAVDSLLSLGGLASMMFGVSIILVALALGGLIQLIGFHQVIIEGISGFLNRKGNVILTTVLSCIGVNVVIGEAYLSIILPGQMLESSYKKVGLHPKNLSRTLEDAGTVVHPLVPWGVSGAFIMSTLGVGVGYALFSFFCIITPILAVIFGYTRFLAVLPPEGAGEVYAEDEIDEKKMVL, via the coding sequence ATGAAAACACGCAAGCCGTCATTTTTAATTTCTGTTCTGTTAATCGTCTTTCTTACCTTTGTGTTAGGTGTCAGTATTCTGCATTATCAGGTCGCACCGCAAATTCCAATCCTGATTGTAGCGTCTACGGTTGCGATCTACGGCTATTTGATCGGCTTTAAGTGGAAAGAGATTGAAGGGGCAATGGTAAAGGGCATCTCAGCAGGATTATCTTCCATTCTGATCCTCTGTCTGATTGGCGTTGTGATTGGTGTATGGGCATTAAACGGCACTGTACCAACGATGTCTTATTATGGACTAGTTATTTTGTCACCTCAATTTTTCCTGTTATCCGCTGTTGTTCTTTGCGTGGTCGTTTCCGTGATGACAGGAAGCTCATGGAGTGCGATCAGCACAATGGGTGTGGCGCTGATGGGTGTCGCATATGGAATGGATATTTCACCTCTCATGACTGCAGGTGCGGTTGTCAGTGGCGCAATCTTCGGTGATAAGATTTCACCGCTGTCTGACACGACGAATCTCGCATCAGCCATTGGAAAAGTGGATATTTTTGAGCATATCCGTTATATGCTCTGGACAACCATCCCGGCACTTTTGATCACAATGGGTATCTTTACAGTCATCGGTCTTGATTCAAGATTTGTTAACCCAAACCTGACTCAAATCGAAGAAATGATCACAATTTTACAGGGACAGTTCCCGCTAAGTGCAGTCACGCTGCTGTCACCACTCGCGATTATCATCCTGGCGCTGAGAAAGGTTCCGCCTATCCCGACGCTGATCTGCGGGTTATTTATCGCAGTTTTAACGGCATTCTACACCGCTCCTGAAGCAACGCTTGGCGACATTATGGCAGCTGCACACTTCGGCTACACAGCTGAAACCGGTGTAGAAGCAGTCGACAGCCTGTTATCACTCGGCGGCCTTGCCAGCATGATGTTTGGTGTATCGATCATCCTGGTCGCACTGGCACTCGGCGGCCTCATTCAGCTGATCGGGTTCCATCAGGTCATCATTGAAGGCATCTCAGGCTTTTTAAACAGAAAAGGAAATGTTATTTTGACAACGGTACTCTCCTGCATTGGCGTAAACGTGGTAATCGGCGAAGCCTATCTATCCATTATCCTGCCTGGACAAATGCTTGAATCCTCTTACAAAAAAGTGGGGCTGCACCCGAAAAACCTTTCAAGAACGCTTGAAGATGCAGGTACAGTTGTTCACCCGCTCGTTCCATGGGGTGTATCCGGTGCATTCATTATGTCTACGTTAGGCGTGGGAGTAGGATACGCGCTATTCAGCTTCTTCTGTATCATCACACCGATTCTTGCCGTGATTTTCGGCTACACCCGGTTCCTCGCTGTTCTTCCGCCTGAGGGAGCAGGGGAGGTCTATGCGGAAGATGAAATTGATGAAAAGAAAATGGTGCTTTGA